In Sporomusaceae bacterium, the following are encoded in one genomic region:
- the panB gene encoding 3-methyl-2-oxobutanoate hydroxymethyltransferase — protein sequence MTKTKLTVPQVRQLKEQGKKVKMIVAYDYPFAALIDRSDADMILVGDSLGMVVLGYDTTVPVNMEEIIYHLRAVRRAAPNTMVVADMPFMSYINVDEAIRNAGRLMKEGADCVKLEGGLPMVDKVKGIVDAGIPVMAHIGLTPQTVSMLGGFKVQGKDAASAERMLLEARELEGAGAFAVLLECVPAPLARLITSKLSASTIGTGAGAGVDGHCLNAYDLTGIFERFVPKFVKQYAQVGPQMLDAFNAYCREIDSGEFPGEKHCFTMKEEDLKRLY from the coding sequence ATGACCAAGACGAAATTGACCGTTCCCCAGGTCCGGCAATTAAAAGAGCAAGGCAAGAAAGTCAAGATGATTGTCGCGTACGATTATCCCTTCGCGGCGCTTATCGACAGGTCGGACGCCGATATGATCCTCGTCGGCGATTCGCTGGGCATGGTGGTGCTGGGCTACGATACGACGGTGCCGGTCAACATGGAGGAGATAATTTATCACCTGCGGGCGGTAAGAAGGGCGGCCCCCAATACGATGGTCGTCGCCGATATGCCGTTCATGTCGTATATAAACGTGGATGAGGCGATCCGCAACGCCGGGCGCCTGATGAAGGAGGGGGCCGACTGCGTCAAGCTGGAAGGCGGCCTGCCGATGGTGGATAAGGTGAAGGGGATCGTCGACGCCGGCATCCCGGTTATGGCCCATATCGGCCTGACGCCGCAGACGGTATCGATGCTGGGCGGCTTCAAGGTGCAGGGCAAGGACGCCGCATCGGCCGAACGGATGCTGCTGGAGGCCCGTGAATTAGAGGGGGCAGGAGCGTTCGCGGTGCTGCTCGAGTGCGTACCCGCGCCGCTGGCCAGGCTGATAACATCCAAGCTGAGCGCGTCGACGATCGGTACCGGTGCGGGCGCCGGCGTGGACGGTCACTGTCTGAACGCGTACGACCTGACGGGGATTTTCGAGCGGTTCGTGCCCAAGTTCGTCAAGCAGTACGCCCAGGTCGGGCCGCAGATGCTCGACGCTTTCAACGCCTACTGCCGGGAGATCGACAGCGGGGAGTTTCCGGGGGAGAAACACTGTTTTACGATGAAGGAAGAAGATTTGAAGAGGTTGTATTGA
- a CDS encoding hemerythrin family protein: MIKWQDAYNTGVENLDAQHRRLFEIANEAYGLLKNDLRVDKYDDIVAILTELRNYTVYHFKTEEEYMMSIGYKKFLSHKAEHADFIAKIDEVNLDKVDANQDEYLRTTLDFVCTWITEHILGRDKQYATP; this comes from the coding sequence ATGATCAAATGGCAAGACGCATACAACACCGGGGTGGAGAACCTCGACGCCCAGCACCGGCGGCTGTTCGAGATCGCAAACGAGGCTTACGGGCTGCTGAAGAACGATCTTAGGGTGGACAAGTACGACGATATCGTCGCTATTCTGACCGAGCTGCGCAATTACACCGTATACCACTTCAAAACCGAGGAAGAGTATATGATGAGCATCGGCTATAAGAAGTTCCTGTCCCACAAGGCCGAACACGCCGATTTCATCGCCAAGATCGACGAGGTGAACCTCGACAAGGTTGACGCCAACCAGGACGAGTACCTGCGGACGACGCTCGATTTCGTCTGCACCTGGATCACCGAGCATATCCTCGGGCGGGACAAGCAGTACGCGACGCCCTGA
- a CDS encoding flavodoxin family protein, whose amino-acid sequence MKVVGINGSPRKDGNTALLLKTVFAELNAQGIETELIQLAGQPLPGCTACYACLAQKNARCAIDDDFFNDCFARMIAAEGIILGSPVYAAGATAQIKALIDRASMVLAANKGLFKHKVGAAVVAARRGGAVGAFDTLTHFLHSKDMYLVGSTYWNMGYGRNIGEVTQDDEGIANMKNLGENMAWLLNKLHGCR is encoded by the coding sequence GTGAAAGTCGTAGGCATCAACGGCAGCCCCCGCAAGGACGGCAACACGGCGCTCCTGCTCAAGACAGTTTTCGCCGAACTGAACGCCCAGGGCATCGAAACCGAACTTATCCAGCTCGCCGGCCAGCCCCTCCCAGGCTGCACCGCCTGCTACGCCTGCCTGGCGCAGAAAAACGCCCGCTGCGCCATCGATGACGACTTCTTCAACGACTGCTTCGCCCGGATGATCGCCGCCGAGGGGATAATCCTCGGTTCGCCTGTCTACGCCGCCGGCGCGACCGCACAGATCAAAGCCCTTATCGACAGAGCCAGCATGGTGCTGGCCGCCAACAAAGGCCTCTTCAAGCACAAGGTCGGCGCCGCGGTGGTAGCCGCGCGGCGGGGCGGCGCGGTCGGCGCCTTCGACACCCTCACCCACTTCCTCCACAGCAAGGATATGTATCTCGTCGGCTCGACCTACTGGAACATGGGCTACGGCCGCAACATCGGCGAAGTGACCCAGGACGACGAGGGCATCGCCAACATGAAGAACCTCGGCGAAAATATGGCCTGGCTGTTGAACAAACTTCACGGTTGCCGATAA